One genomic window of Aptenodytes patagonicus chromosome 19, bAptPat1.pri.cur, whole genome shotgun sequence includes the following:
- the RCC2 gene encoding LOW QUALITY PROTEIN: protein RCC2 (The sequence of the model RefSeq protein was modified relative to this genomic sequence to represent the inferred CDS: inserted 1 base in 1 codon) — protein MPRRKAAGPPWEAGPGNGAAAAAAGRRRPGPAAAAAAAAGGRRRPRPERGGGSSGGSSEEEAPRERRPRDGSPGGRRPGRPGGAGSGGAGGGGGGARGQSVVICEPEHSKERIKLEGSKCRGQLLIFGATNWDLIGRKEVPKQQVAYRNLGQNLWGPHRYGCLSGIQVRSVVSGPCAAHSLLITAEGKLWSWGRNEKGQLGHGDTKRVEAPKLIEVLGGEAIVLAACGRNHTLALTESGSVFAFGENKMGQLGXGNQTDAVPSPTQIMYNGQPITKLACGAEFSMIMDCKGNLYSFGCPEYGQLGHNSDGKFIARAQRIEYDCELVPRRVAIFIEKTKDGQILPVPNVVVRDVACGANHTLVLDSQKRVFSWGFGGYGRLGHAEQKDEMVPRLVKLFDFPGRGAAQIYAGYTCSFAVSETGGLFFWGATNTSRESTMYPKAVQDLCGWKIRSLACGKSSIIVAADESTISWGPSPTFGELGYGDHKPKSSTAAQEVKTLDGIYTEQVAMGYAHSLVIARDETDAEKEKLRKLPEYNPRTI, from the exons ATGCCCCGGAGGAAAGCGGCGGGGCCGCCCTGGGAAGCGGGCCCGGGCaacggggcggcggcggcggcggcggggaggaggcggcccggcccggcggcggcggcggcggcggcggcgggagggaggcggaGGCCGCGGCCGGAGCGCGGCGGAGGCAGCAGCGGAGGAAGCAGCGAGGAAGAAGCGCCCCGAGAGCGGCGGCCGCGGGACGGCAGCCCCGGAGGGAGGCGGCCCGGCAGGCCCGGAGGAGCCGGGAGCGGAGGGGCCGGCGGTggaggcggcggggcgaggggacAGAGCGTCGTTATCTGCGAGCCCGAGCACAGCAAGGAGCGCATC AAACTCGAGGGCTCCAAGTGCCGGGGGCAGCTCCTCATCTTCGGGGCCACCAACTGGGACTTGATCGGCCGCAAAGAAGTGCCTAAGCAGCAAG TTGCGTATCGTAATCTGGGCCAGAACTTGTGGGGGCCGCACAGGTACGGGTGTCTCTCAGGTATTCAGGTGCGGAGCGTGGTTTCGGGCCCCTGCGCTGCTCACAGCCTGCTCATCACCGCCGAGGGCAAGCTCTGGAGCTGGG GTCGCAATGAAAAAGGGCAGCTGGGACACGGGGACACGAAGCGAGTGGAAGCCCCGAAGCTCATCGAGGTGCTGGGGGGCGAAGCCATCGTGCTGGCAGCCTGCGGCCGTAACCACACGCTGGCGCTTACAG AGAGCGGCTCGGTGTTCGCCTTCGGGGAGAATAAAatggggcagctgg ctgggaacCAGACCGACGCCGTGCCCAGCCCTACGCAG ATCATGTACAACGGGCAGCCCATCACCAAACTGGCCTGCGGGGCCGAATTCAGCATGATCATGGATTGCAAAGGAAACCTCTACTCCTTTGGGTGCCCCGAGTACGGGCAGCTGG GGCATAATTCGGACGGGAAATTCATCGCCCGGGCGCAGCGGATAGAGTACGACTGCGAGCTGGTGCCGCGCCGCGTGGCCATCTTCATCGAGAAGACCAAAGATGGGCAGATCCTGCCCGTCCCCAACGTGGTGGTGCGGGACGTGGCGTGCGGGGCCAACCACACG CTCGTCCTGGACTCGCAGAAGCGCGTTTTCTCCTGGGGATTTGGGGGCTACGGGCGGCTGGGCCATGCCGAGCAGAAGGACGAGATGGTGCCTCGGCTGGTGAAGCTTTTCGACTtcccggggcgcggggcggcgcagATCTACGCCGGCTACACGTGCTCCTTCGCCGTCAGCGAGACAG GCGGCTTGTTTTTTTGGGGTGCCACCAACACCTCCCGGGAGTCCACCATGTACCCCAAAGCCGTGCAGGACCTCTGCGGCTGGAAAATCCGCAGCCTGGcctgtgg GAAGAGCAGCATCATTGTGGCGGCGGACGAGAGCACCATCAGCTGGGGTCCCTCACCCACCTTCGGAGAACTG GGCTACGGGGACCACAAGCCCAAATCCTCGACGGCCGCCCAAGAGGTGAAGACCCTGGATGGGATCTACACGGAgcag GTGGCCATGGGCTACGCCCACTCGCTGGTGATTGCCCGCGACGAGACCGACGCCGAAAAAGAGAAGCTCCGCAAGCTGCCCGAATACAACCCCCGTACCATCTGA